One genomic segment of Anguilla anguilla isolate fAngAng1 chromosome 2, fAngAng1.pri, whole genome shotgun sequence includes these proteins:
- the LOC118220761 gene encoding cytochrome P450 3A27-like, producing MSFFLLFSTTTWGLFIIFLTLITVYGYWPYGFFKKLEILGPKPIPFLGTLLEYRKGFHNFDMECFAKYGKMWGFYDGRQPVLAIMDPGMIKTILIKECYSLFTNRRNFRLNGPLYDAITVVEDDEWKRIRGVLSPSFTSGRLKEMFKIMRQHSDNLIKGLQRTADCGKAANMKEFFGAYSMDVVTSTSFSVDIDSLSNPDDPFVTNIKKMLKFDLLNPLFVLIAFFPFLAPLLEKMDFALFPTSVTDFFYASLRKIKSERQTNVHKNRVDFLQLMVDSQIPEKSTVTKGEPLKGLTDHEILSQSMMYIFAGYETTSSTLSFLAYNLATNPETMTKLQEEIDEVFPNKAPVTYEPLMQMEYMDMVLNESLRLYPIAARLERVCKKTVEINGVTIPKGTVVMIPTYALHRDPDLWSDPELFKPERFSKENKNSIDPHTYLPFGAGPRNCIGMRFAIITMKLAMVQILQNFNIVTCDETEIPLELDVLGLVAPKNPIKLMLVPRDSVSKDE from the exons ATGAGTTTCTTCTTGTTATTCTCAACAACAACCTGGGGCCTATTTATAATTTTCCTAACCTTGATTACAGT ATATGGTTACTGGCCATAtggattctttaaaaaattggaAATTCTGGGTCCTAAACCCATACCTTTTTTGGGAACACTGTTGGAGTACCGAAAG GGATTCCACAACTTTGACATGGAGTGTTTTGCGAAATATGGGAAAATGTGGGG tttttatgaTGGCAGACAGCCAGTACTGGCCATTATGGATCCTGGAATGATCAAAACTATTCTGATCAAAGAATGCTATTCCCTTTTCACAAACAGAAGA AACTTCCGTCTGAATGGCCCCTTGTACGATGCAATAACTGTTGTGGAAGACGATGAGTGGAAGAGAATTAGGGGCgttctctcaccctcttttACCAGCGGTCGACTGAAAGAG ATGTTTAAAATTATGAGACAGCACTCTGATAATTTAATTAAGGGTCTGCAGAGAACAGCTGACTGTGGGAAAGCAGCAAACATGAAAGA gttttttggTGCATACAGTATGGATGTTGTCACAAGCACCTCATTTAGTGTTGATATTGACTCTCTCAGCAACCCAGATGACCcctttgtcacaaacattaagAAAATGCTCAAATTTGACCTGCTCAATCCTCTATTTGTCTTGATAG CATTCTTCCCTTTCTTGGCCCCCTTGCTGGAGAAAATGGACTTTGCCCTTTTCCCAACATCTGTGACAGATTTCTTTTACGCCTCTCTTCGGAAAATAAAGTCAGAACGACAAACAAATGTTCACAAA AATCGTGTGGATTTTCTACAACTGATGGTGGACTCCCAGATACCTGAAAAGAGCACAGTCACAAAAGGAGAACCACTCAAAG GTCTTACAGACCATGAAATTCTTTCCCAGTCAATGATGTACATATTTGCTGGTTATGAGACTACCAGTAGCACCCTCTCATTCTTGGCCTACAACCTGGCCACCAACCCTGAAACAATGACGAAACTTCAAGAGGAAATTGATGAAGTTTTTCCAAACAAG gCCCCGGTGACCTATGAACCACTGATGCAAATGGAGTACATGGATATGGTGCTGAACGAGTCTTTGAGGCTCTACCCTATTGCTGCTCGTCTTGAGAGGGTTTGCAAGAAGACCGTTGAGATCAATGGGGTGACCATTCCGAAAGGGACTGTTGTCATGATTCCAACTTATGCCTTACACCGTGACCCTGACTTGTGGTCAGACCCCGAACTCTTCAAACCTGAGAG GTTTAgtaaggaaaacaaaaacagcatagACCCTCACACCTATTTGCCATTTGGAGCTGGTCCTCGGAACTGCATTGGAATGAGGTTTGCCATTATAACGATGAAACTCGCTATGGTTCAGATACTTCAGAACTTCAACATTGTTACCTGTGATGAGACAGAG ATTCCTTTGGAGCTGGACGTTCTAGGACTTGTTGCTCCTAAAAACCCAATAAAACTGATGCTTGTTCCACGTGACAGTGTAAGCAAAGATGAATAA
- the LOC118220085 gene encoding forkhead box protein K1-like isoform X2, with translation MADYGDDTGARALLALKSAPCSPVRGASSMFSLSSNATGITPMPLSSPPRALARLEGRDFEFVMRQSMVTVGRNSSHGSVDVNMGHSSFISRRHLQIHFEEPFFYLRCLGKNGVFVDGVFQRRGAPPLQLPRECTFRFPSTVIKIQFTALYHKEEVKEEAPLSPVRPLYPQISPLKINIPDTDFRNMMSPLPSPTGTISVPNSCPVSPRGAGSSGYRFGRNITSDLQLAAEFAAKAVSEQQADASGGDSPKDESKPPYSYAQLIVQAISSALDRQLTLSGIYAHITKHYPYYRTADKGWQNSIRHNLSLNRYFIKVPRSQEEPGKGSFWRIDPSSEAKLVEQAFRKRRQRGVSCFRTPFGPLSSRSAPASPTHPGLLSPPASGLQTPECLSREGSPVSHDHDFSSKLASVPEYRYTQSAPGSPVSGQPVIMAVPPQPTAIMAKPLAYMPASLSGHAIHMVQPAPTVTMVRVMTTSASSSNGYILAHTNAPGSLQGAEESAPEHRGGAGDDKPAASYAPLTTTSRVIQAVSSHVSPGGGGGGQQTFAIVQQAPLSLGQHQLPVRTVTQNGKHALPVTSVSGPTYTVTSPLQLLAAQASTSPPVVVNRSPSSEAEMRASAPGEPEAKRPKMEDGGVAPVPQPVIVAATAQAQDASE, from the exons ATGGCTGATTATGGGGACGATACCGGAGCCCGGGCCTTGTTGGCATTGAAGTCTGCACCGTGCAGCCCGGTCCGAGGGGCTTCATCAATGTTCTCCCTTTCGTCAAATGCGACCGGGATCACACCCATgccgctctcctctcctccgcggGCCCTCGCACGGTTGGAAGGCAGGGACTTTGAGTTCGTAATGCGACAGAGTATGGTGACGGTAGGCCGGAACTCTTCGCATGGTTCTGTGGATGTCAACATGGGCCACTCAAGCTTCATCTCCCGGAGGCACCTGCAGATACATTTTGAAGAACCATTTTTTTATCTTCGCTGTCTGGGGAAGAACGGTGTTTTTGTAGACGGTGTATTCCAGAGGAGAGGTGCTCCCCCACTTCAACTGCCGAGAGA GTGCACATTTCGGTTCCCCAGCACGGTCATAAAGATTCAGTTCACCGCGCTCTACCAcaaggaggaggtgaaggaggaggcTCCCTTGTCCCCAGTCCGACCGCTGTACCCCCAGATCTCTCCTCTGAAAATCAACATTCCCGATACGGACTTCAGGAACATGATGAGTCCACTGCCCTCTCCCACGGGCACCATCAG CGTTCCGAACTCCTGCCCGGTGAGTCCTCGGGGAGCAGGGTCCTCTGGGTATCGCTTCGGACGCAACATTACCTCAGACCTGCAGCTGGCGGCCGAGTTTGCGGCCAAGGCCGTGTCCGAGCAGCAGGCTGACGCGTCCGGAGGGGACAGCCCCAAG GACGAGTCGAAGCCTCCCTACTCATACGCACAGCTCATCGTCCAGGCCATCTCCTCGGCTCTGGACAGACAGCTAACACTAAGCGGCATCTACGCCCACATCACCAAGCATTACCCCTACTACAGGACTGCAGACAAGGGCTGGCAG AACTCCATCCGCCACAACCTGTCCCTGAACCGCTACTTCATCAAAGTGCCGCGCTCCCAGGAGGAGCCGGGGAAGGGCTCCTTCTGGAGGATCGACCCGTCCTCTGAGGCCAAGCTGGTGGAGCAGGCCTTCCGCAAGCGCCGGCAGAGGGGCGTGTCCTGCTTCCGCACCCCCTTTGGCCCCCTGTCCTCCAG GAGTGCCCCGGCCTCCCCCACGCACCCCGGCCTGCTGTCCCCCCCAGCCAGCGGCCTGCAGACGCCCGAGTGCCTGTCCCGGGAGGGCTCGCCCGTCTCCCACGACCACGACTTCAGCTCCAAGCTGGCGTCCGTGCCGGAGTACCGCTACACCCAGAGCGCACCAG GCTCCCCAGTCAGCGGCCAGCCGGTCATCATGGCAgtgcccccccagcccaccgcCATCATGGCCAAACCCCTGGCATACATGCCCGCCTCCCTCTCTGGCCACGCCATCCACATGGTCCAGCCGGCGCCCACCGTCACCATGGTGCGAGTGATGACCACCTCCGCCAGCTCCTCCAACGGGTACATCCTGGCCCACACCAACGCACCGggcagcctgcagggggcagaggagagTGCGCCAGAGCACAGAG GCGGCGCGGGGGACGATAAGCCAGCGGCCAGCTACGCGCCGCTCACCACCACCAGCCGTGTCATCCAGGCCGTGAGCAGCCACGTGAGCcccggcggtggcggcggcggccagcagACCTTCGCCATCGTGCAGCAGGCGCCCCTCTCTCTGGGCCAGCACCAGCTGCCCGTCCGGACCGTCACCCAGAACGGCAAACACGCCCTCCCCGTCACCAGTGTCTCCGGGCCCACCTACA ctGTCACCAGCCCTCTTCAGCTCCTGGCTGCCCAGGCCTCCACCTCACCCCCGGTTGTGGTGAACAGGTCCCCCAGTTCGGAGGCAGAGATGCGGGCCTCGGCTCCAGGCGAGCCCGAGGCTAAGCGGCCTAAGATGGAGGACGGCGGCGTGGCTCCCGTTCCTCAGCCGGTTATTGTAGCGGCAACCGCACAGGCCCAGGATGCCAGCGAATAA
- the LOC118220085 gene encoding forkhead box protein K1-like isoform X1: MADYGDDTGARALLALKSAPCSPVRGASSMFSLSSNATGITPMPLSSPPRALARLEGRDFEFVMRQSMVTVGRNSSHGSVDVNMGHSSFISRRHLQIHFEEPFFYLRCLGKNGVFVDGVFQRRGAPPLQLPRECTFRFPSTVIKIQFTALYHKEEVKEEAPLSPVRPLYPQISPLKINIPDTDFRNMMSPLPSPTGTISVPNSCPVSPRGAGSSGYRFGRNITSDLQLAAEFAAKAVSEQQADASGGDSPKDESKPPYSYAQLIVQAISSALDRQLTLSGIYAHITKHYPYYRTADKGWQNSIRHNLSLNRYFIKVPRSQEEPGKGSFWRIDPSSEAKLVEQAFRKRRQRGVSCFRTPFGPLSSRTKSAPASPTHPGLLSPPASGLQTPECLSREGSPVSHDHDFSSKLASVPEYRYTQSAPGSPVSGQPVIMAVPPQPTAIMAKPLAYMPASLSGHAIHMVQPAPTVTMVRVMTTSASSSNGYILAHTNAPGSLQGAEESAPEHRGGAGDDKPAASYAPLTTTSRVIQAVSSHVSPGGGGGGQQTFAIVQQAPLSLGQHQLPVRTVTQNGKHALPVTSVSGPTYTVTSPLQLLAAQASTSPPVVVNRSPSSEAEMRASAPGEPEAKRPKMEDGGVAPVPQPVIVAATAQAQDASE; the protein is encoded by the exons ATGGCTGATTATGGGGACGATACCGGAGCCCGGGCCTTGTTGGCATTGAAGTCTGCACCGTGCAGCCCGGTCCGAGGGGCTTCATCAATGTTCTCCCTTTCGTCAAATGCGACCGGGATCACACCCATgccgctctcctctcctccgcggGCCCTCGCACGGTTGGAAGGCAGGGACTTTGAGTTCGTAATGCGACAGAGTATGGTGACGGTAGGCCGGAACTCTTCGCATGGTTCTGTGGATGTCAACATGGGCCACTCAAGCTTCATCTCCCGGAGGCACCTGCAGATACATTTTGAAGAACCATTTTTTTATCTTCGCTGTCTGGGGAAGAACGGTGTTTTTGTAGACGGTGTATTCCAGAGGAGAGGTGCTCCCCCACTTCAACTGCCGAGAGA GTGCACATTTCGGTTCCCCAGCACGGTCATAAAGATTCAGTTCACCGCGCTCTACCAcaaggaggaggtgaaggaggaggcTCCCTTGTCCCCAGTCCGACCGCTGTACCCCCAGATCTCTCCTCTGAAAATCAACATTCCCGATACGGACTTCAGGAACATGATGAGTCCACTGCCCTCTCCCACGGGCACCATCAG CGTTCCGAACTCCTGCCCGGTGAGTCCTCGGGGAGCAGGGTCCTCTGGGTATCGCTTCGGACGCAACATTACCTCAGACCTGCAGCTGGCGGCCGAGTTTGCGGCCAAGGCCGTGTCCGAGCAGCAGGCTGACGCGTCCGGAGGGGACAGCCCCAAG GACGAGTCGAAGCCTCCCTACTCATACGCACAGCTCATCGTCCAGGCCATCTCCTCGGCTCTGGACAGACAGCTAACACTAAGCGGCATCTACGCCCACATCACCAAGCATTACCCCTACTACAGGACTGCAGACAAGGGCTGGCAG AACTCCATCCGCCACAACCTGTCCCTGAACCGCTACTTCATCAAAGTGCCGCGCTCCCAGGAGGAGCCGGGGAAGGGCTCCTTCTGGAGGATCGACCCGTCCTCTGAGGCCAAGCTGGTGGAGCAGGCCTTCCGCAAGCGCCGGCAGAGGGGCGTGTCCTGCTTCCGCACCCCCTTTGGCCCCCTGTCCTCCAG AACCAA GAGTGCCCCGGCCTCCCCCACGCACCCCGGCCTGCTGTCCCCCCCAGCCAGCGGCCTGCAGACGCCCGAGTGCCTGTCCCGGGAGGGCTCGCCCGTCTCCCACGACCACGACTTCAGCTCCAAGCTGGCGTCCGTGCCGGAGTACCGCTACACCCAGAGCGCACCAG GCTCCCCAGTCAGCGGCCAGCCGGTCATCATGGCAgtgcccccccagcccaccgcCATCATGGCCAAACCCCTGGCATACATGCCCGCCTCCCTCTCTGGCCACGCCATCCACATGGTCCAGCCGGCGCCCACCGTCACCATGGTGCGAGTGATGACCACCTCCGCCAGCTCCTCCAACGGGTACATCCTGGCCCACACCAACGCACCGggcagcctgcagggggcagaggagagTGCGCCAGAGCACAGAG GCGGCGCGGGGGACGATAAGCCAGCGGCCAGCTACGCGCCGCTCACCACCACCAGCCGTGTCATCCAGGCCGTGAGCAGCCACGTGAGCcccggcggtggcggcggcggccagcagACCTTCGCCATCGTGCAGCAGGCGCCCCTCTCTCTGGGCCAGCACCAGCTGCCCGTCCGGACCGTCACCCAGAACGGCAAACACGCCCTCCCCGTCACCAGTGTCTCCGGGCCCACCTACA ctGTCACCAGCCCTCTTCAGCTCCTGGCTGCCCAGGCCTCCACCTCACCCCCGGTTGTGGTGAACAGGTCCCCCAGTTCGGAGGCAGAGATGCGGGCCTCGGCTCCAGGCGAGCCCGAGGCTAAGCGGCCTAAGATGGAGGACGGCGGCGTGGCTCCCGTTCCTCAGCCGGTTATTGTAGCGGCAACCGCACAGGCCCAGGATGCCAGCGAATAA